A single region of the Enterococcus mundtii genome encodes:
- a CDS encoding ABC transporter substrate-binding protein, with amino-acid sequence MKFWKKSLVTGLLVSGGLWLGACGNENQAQDQTDGTVLTVSTWNYDTTPEFDKLFRAFEKENPGVTVKPVDIASDDYDTKLTTMLASGDSTDVLTMKNLLSYSNYALRDQLVDLSSHIKDLDTDPAMESYEMYDIDGKTYAQPYRTDFWVLYYNKNLFDEAGLPYPDNLTWEEYEELAKELSKSEEQVYGAYQHTWRSTVQAIAAAQNNKNLVEPDYGFLGEYYDRVLRMQEDQAQMDFGTAKSTNVTYQSQFENSKAGMMYMGSWYMGALLTNIDAGTTDVEWGISQMPQNEKGKEIQTFGSPTAFAINKNSKEQELAQKFLDFCSGEAGAKVLAEVGVVPSYRTDAINELYFSHNGMPNDEVSQTAFKPEKIAIEFPVDENGPAIDKILQEEHELILVGDETPKEAIGNMEKRVKQESE; translated from the coding sequence ATGAAGTTTTGGAAAAAAAGTTTAGTTACTGGATTACTTGTTAGTGGAGGGCTATGGTTGGGGGCCTGCGGAAATGAAAACCAAGCACAAGATCAAACGGACGGAACAGTGTTGACAGTCAGTACATGGAATTATGATACTACGCCAGAATTTGACAAACTTTTTCGGGCATTTGAAAAGGAAAATCCTGGGGTAACAGTGAAACCAGTAGATATTGCTTCAGATGATTATGATACGAAATTGACCACGATGTTAGCTAGCGGAGATTCGACAGACGTGTTGACGATGAAAAATCTCTTGTCTTATTCAAACTATGCATTAAGAGATCAATTAGTCGATCTATCTTCACACATCAAAGATTTAGACACAGATCCTGCAATGGAAAGCTACGAGATGTATGATATTGATGGAAAAACCTATGCGCAACCGTATCGTACAGACTTTTGGGTGCTTTATTATAATAAAAATTTATTTGATGAGGCAGGATTGCCTTATCCAGATAATTTGACTTGGGAAGAATACGAAGAATTAGCGAAAGAACTTTCAAAATCAGAAGAGCAAGTATATGGTGCATACCAACATACGTGGCGTTCGACTGTTCAAGCGATTGCTGCTGCGCAAAATAATAAAAATCTGGTGGAGCCAGATTATGGATTTTTAGGTGAGTACTATGACCGTGTATTGCGGATGCAAGAAGACCAAGCACAGATGGATTTTGGTACGGCCAAGTCGACGAATGTGACCTATCAATCTCAATTTGAAAACTCCAAGGCAGGCATGATGTATATGGGCTCTTGGTACATGGGCGCTTTGTTGACTAATATCGATGCTGGAACAACAGATGTGGAGTGGGGGATTTCTCAAATGCCACAAAATGAAAAAGGAAAGGAAATCCAAACATTTGGGTCACCAACAGCCTTTGCAATCAATAAGAACTCGAAAGAACAAGAACTAGCGCAAAAATTCCTTGATTTTTGTTCGGGTGAAGCGGGAGCTAAAGTATTAGCAGAAGTAGGTGTAGTACCTTCTTATCGAACAGATGCGATCAATGAGTTGTACTTTAGCCACAACGGAATGCCAAATGACGAAGTCTCACAAACAGCTTTCAAGCCGGAGAAAATCGCTATTGAGTTTCCAGTGGATGAAAACGGACCAGCTATCGATAAGATTTTACAAGAAGAACATGAACTGATTTTAGTAGGAGACGAAACACCAAAAGAAGCAATTGGTAATATGGAAAAACGAGTAAAACAAGAAAGTGAATAA
- a CDS encoding carbohydrate ABC transporter permease, translated as MEVTKSASRKLKRKNTLIAWSFIAPNFIGFLIFTLVPVVFSLILAFMKWDSFSTPEFVGLQNFTRMLSDDTFWLSLKNTFLYTIGVVPLTLVCSLGLAILLNQKIKGVKFFRTAFFFPYVTSLVAIAVVWSMLFHPTMGPINQFLRVVIENPPGWLSSSDWALTAIIIVSVWRGMGYYMILYLAGLQGISKELYEAAAMDGANKWKQFIHITVPALRPTTFFVTIMLVINCFKIFDLVQVMTDGGPGRATNVLVYQVYSEAFVKFNFGYASAIAMVLFVIVLVITVIQFKWNQIREKV; from the coding sequence ATGGAAGTAACGAAGTCAGCTTCACGTAAACTAAAACGTAAAAATACATTGATTGCTTGGTCATTTATTGCGCCAAATTTTATTGGATTTTTGATTTTTACTTTAGTACCTGTTGTTTTTTCATTGATTTTAGCCTTTATGAAATGGGATTCCTTTAGTACACCCGAATTTGTTGGTCTGCAAAATTTCACTCGCATGTTATCGGATGATACATTTTGGCTCTCTCTTAAAAACACCTTTTTGTATACGATCGGTGTGGTTCCGTTGACATTGGTATGTTCATTGGGCTTGGCCATTTTATTGAATCAGAAAATCAAAGGAGTCAAATTTTTTCGGACAGCTTTTTTCTTTCCGTATGTCACATCATTAGTGGCAATCGCAGTGGTGTGGAGTATGTTGTTCCATCCTACTATGGGACCGATTAACCAGTTTTTACGTGTGGTTATCGAAAATCCCCCTGGTTGGTTGTCTAGTTCAGATTGGGCATTGACAGCGATCATTATCGTTAGTGTCTGGCGAGGAATGGGGTACTACATGATTTTATACTTAGCTGGCTTACAAGGGATCTCGAAAGAATTGTACGAAGCAGCTGCAATGGATGGTGCGAATAAATGGAAACAATTCATCCACATCACCGTGCCTGCATTGCGCCCAACAACCTTTTTTGTGACGATCATGTTGGTTATCAACTGCTTCAAGATTTTTGACCTTGTTCAAGTGATGACTGATGGAGGACCGGGGCGTGCGACCAATGTGTTAGTTTATCAAGTTTATAGTGAAGCGTTCGTAAAATTCAATTTCGGCTATGCTTCAGCGATTGCTATGGTCTTGTTTGTCATCGTCCTTGTGATTACAGTCATCCAGTTTAAATGGAATCAGATCCGAGAGAAAGTGTAA
- a CDS encoding carbohydrate ABC transporter permease: protein MNNRSEKKSFHKILVFTLLLIFSLLTLIPFIWMISASFKANNDVFSVPIQWIPKTWHPENYSVIWTRIPLLTFFKNTAILSIVITLIQLFTSSFAAYGFSKMHFKGRNLLFLAYIGTIAVPWQSYMIPQFIMMRQLGLSDTLLSLILLQAFSAFGVFLLKQYYSSIPDSLCESARIDGLSEWGIYRRIILPLTKPALASLMIITFVNTWNDYMGPFIYLSSTENKTIQLGLKMFVGLYDTEYALIMAASVLSVLPVAIVFLAMQKYFVEGIASSGVKG, encoded by the coding sequence ATGAATAATCGATCAGAAAAAAAATCATTTCATAAAATTTTAGTATTTACGTTACTTCTAATTTTTTCACTGCTCACTTTGATCCCTTTTATCTGGATGATCTCTGCGTCATTCAAAGCAAACAATGATGTCTTTTCGGTTCCAATCCAATGGATACCTAAAACCTGGCATCCAGAAAACTATTCGGTCATTTGGACACGCATTCCATTATTGACCTTTTTCAAAAATACAGCTATTTTAAGTATCGTGATTACGCTGATCCAGTTATTTACATCAAGCTTTGCTGCTTATGGATTTTCCAAAATGCACTTTAAAGGAAGAAACCTCCTTTTTCTTGCATATATTGGTACGATCGCTGTTCCATGGCAATCCTATATGATCCCACAATTTATCATGATGCGGCAATTAGGATTATCTGATACGTTACTTTCTTTGATTTTGTTACAAGCATTTAGTGCGTTTGGCGTATTTTTATTGAAACAATACTATAGTAGTATTCCCGATTCACTTTGCGAAAGTGCAAGAATCGATGGATTATCCGAATGGGGCATCTATCGCAGGATCATCTTACCATTGACTAAACCAGCTTTGGCTAGTTTGATGATCATCACTTTTGTCAATACATGGAATGACTACATGGGACCTTTTATTTATCTGTCATCTACAGAAAATAAAACGATCCAATTAGGATTAAAAATGTTCGTCGGATTGTATGATACGGAATATGCCTTGATCATGGCAGCGTCTGTGTTGTCTGTTTTACCAGTTGCGATCGTCTTTTTAGCCATGCAAAAATATTTTGTTGAAGGTATTGCTTCTTCTGGGGTCAAAGGATAG
- a CDS encoding DUF624 domain-containing protein, which produces MFKKQTFETNVYMKLFRLAYSFLAGNLCLLLVNLPFFLVVVTTAIDIRNSLFFLGSLFFFLPATMTTFAWFVEGIQENEVPVKTFFQLYRSLWKKSMYLGGPGYLVIVISFVDILFFMDQPIGKWLIPFFFIFIILAINLMINNFYLQVKNPEISIRKIYHVSFYYVVRKWYISLLNTVLVFLLLVVMVVKPQFGFLVTPCLFLGLIYLNCKQTYRYLNQNK; this is translated from the coding sequence ATGTTTAAAAAGCAAACATTTGAAACGAATGTTTACATGAAGCTGTTTCGTTTAGCATATAGTTTTCTGGCGGGTAATTTATGCTTATTACTTGTGAATCTCCCATTTTTTTTAGTCGTAGTAACTACTGCAATCGATATCAGGAATAGCCTCTTTTTCTTAGGAAGTCTGTTTTTTTTCTTACCTGCCACCATGACAACTTTTGCCTGGTTTGTCGAGGGAATCCAAGAAAATGAAGTACCAGTCAAAACTTTTTTTCAATTGTATCGCTCGTTATGGAAAAAAAGTATGTACTTAGGTGGTCCAGGATATCTTGTAATCGTGATTTCTTTTGTCGATATCCTGTTTTTCATGGACCAACCAATCGGAAAATGGCTCATTCCTTTCTTTTTTATATTCATTATCTTGGCCATTAATCTGATGATCAATAATTTTTATCTCCAAGTGAAAAATCCAGAAATCTCCATACGAAAAATCTACCATGTCTCTTTCTATTATGTAGTGAGAAAATGGTACATTAGTTTATTGAATACTGTGTTGGTGTTTCTTTTGTTGGTCGTGATGGTCGTTAAGCCCCAATTTGGTTTCTTGGTCACACCCTGCTTATTTTTAGGTTTGATTTATTTGAACTGCAAGCAGACGTATCGCTATCTAAATCAAAATAAGTAG
- a CDS encoding MFS transporter → MAILSDSCVALASLFMAILLMINKEMEHNLFLLLGLIFIRSVGQGFQTPAVSSLIPQIAKEKHLVRINGIDQTIQAVMMLASPALAATLLTVLPLEMILMIDFVTAVIGVTMLFFRVTVSPMKSQETNKINMLSEINSGIKYLRTHKILLALILVGFMGSIFSTPAANLAPLQITRNFHDGLWQLSAIEIGFAAGMLVGGSVMSTWGGFKNKIKTIALGYSLLILPFLY, encoded by the coding sequence ATCGCTATTTTATCTGATAGCTGCGTTGCACTTGCTTCTTTGTTCATGGCGATTTTATTGATGATAAACAAAGAAATGGAGCATAATCTTTTCTTATTATTGGGACTGATATTCATTCGCTCTGTAGGTCAAGGATTTCAAACGCCTGCTGTCTCTTCGCTCATTCCACAAATTGCCAAAGAAAAGCACTTAGTACGGATCAACGGTATTGATCAAACGATCCAAGCTGTGATGATGCTTGCAAGTCCTGCATTAGCAGCAACATTACTGACAGTTTTACCTTTAGAGATGATATTGATGATCGACTTTGTGACAGCGGTTATCGGTGTGACTATGCTGTTTTTTCGAGTAACAGTTTCTCCAATGAAATCTCAAGAAACAAATAAAATAAACATGTTATCCGAAATAAACTCAGGTATCAAATACCTCCGTACTCATAAAATCCTGCTCGCACTGATCCTTGTTGGTTTTATGGGCAGTATATTTTCTACACCTGCTGCAAATTTAGCGCCTTTACAAATCACTCGTAATTTTCATGACGGACTATGGCAGCTATCAGCCATTGAGATTGGTTTTGCTGCTGGGATGTTAGTTGGAGGATCTGTGATGAGTACTTGGGGAGGTTTCAAAAATAAAATCAAAACGATTGCTTTAGGCTATTCATTATTGATCCTTCCTTTTTTATATTAG